A region of Vigna radiata var. radiata cultivar VC1973A chromosome 6, Vradiata_ver6, whole genome shotgun sequence DNA encodes the following proteins:
- the LOC106763482 gene encoding probable glycerol-3-phosphate acyltransferase 2, with protein sequence MNPSCSSQIETVSLVNKTQQLSNKTVVFEFESTLLRSTSLFSYFMLVAFEAGGLLRSLIFFLSYPLVWLLGEGQLGLNIMVFLCLFGIKKDTFRIGSAVLPKFFLEDVGWEGFEAVMRCERKVALTKLPRVMVEGFLKDYLGVESVVARDVKSFKGYFLGLFEESKENNTRLYEAKGDNENTFRITGNHIGYIDRELFPEFKKVCLILKSKERRNWHVLPKERYPKPLIFHDGRLAFRPTGASALAFFMWLPFGLFLSILRFTLGIALPFNVSAPILAFSGTRTTVSRPENPLSLFQDEENQKGVLYVCNHRTLLDPLYIAYVLDKPLSAVTYSLSRFTELVAPIRTIRLTRDRERDRETMNKLLSLGNLVVCPEGTTCREPYLLRFSPLFAELTDDIVPVAVNVKVSMFYGTTASGHKCLDPFFHFMNPNPTYFVKILDQLPRSQTCQEGGKSRIEVANSVQREIGNALGFECTSLTRKDKYMILTGNEGVNVGPCHNSK encoded by the exons ATGAATCCCAGCTGCAGCAGCCAGATAGAAACAGTTTCTCTTGTCAACAAAACGCAACAACTGTCTAATAAAACAGTGGTTTTTGAATTCGAGAGTACCCTGTTACGATCAACTTCACTGTTCTCTTACTTCATGCTCGTTGCTTTTGAAGCTGGTGGGTTGCTAAGatctctcattttctttctttcataccCTTTGGTTTGGCTACTAGGTGAAGGCCAACTAGGCTTGAATATTATGGTTTTCTTGTGCCTTTTTGGCATAAAAAAGGACACGTTTAGAATAGGATCAGCAGTTCTGCCAAAGTTCTTCTTAGAAGATGTGGGCTGGGAGGGTTTTGAAGCTGTTATGCGATGTGAGAGAAAGGTGGCATTGACTAAGTTGCCTAGGGTCATGGTTGAAGGTTTCTTGAAGGACTACTTAGGGGTTGAGAGTGTAGTAGCAAGAGACGTTAAATCCTTCAAAGGGTATTTTTTGGGATTGTTCGAGGAAAGTAAGGAAAACAATACTCGTTTATACGAGGCAAAAGGAGACAACGAAAACACCTTTCGCATCACTGGTAACCATATTGGGTATATTGACCGAGAACTTTTCCCTGAATTCAAG AAGGTCTGCCTTATCCTAAAATCCAAGGAGAGGAGAAATTGGCACGTGCTTCCCAAAGAGAGGTATCCAAAGCCACTGATCTTCCATGATGGAAGGTTGGCTTTCAGGCCAACAGGAGCATCTGCTTTGGCTTTCTTCATGTGGCTACCCTTTGGACTATTCCTTTCCATCTTGAGATTCACATTGGGCATTGCGCTACCCTTCAATGTGTCCGCTCCAATATTGGCTTTCTCAGGGACAAGAACAACCGTTTCAAGACCCGAGAACCCTCTGTCTTTGTTCCAAGATGAGGAAAACCAAAAGGGTGTGCTCTATGTGTGCAACCATAGAACCTTGCTTGACCCACTTTACATTGCATATGTCTTGGACAAACCACTCTCTGCAGTTACATACAGCTTGAGTAGATTCACCGAGCTTGTTGCTCCCATCAGAACTATAAGACTAACAAGGGATAGAGAGCGAGACAGAGAGACAATGAACAAATTGCTGAGCCTAGGCAACCTCGTTGTGTGTCCTGAGGGAACAACTTGCAGGGAACCTTATTTATTAAGGTTCAGTCCTTTGTTTGCTGAGCTCACAGATGACATTGTTCCTGTGGCTGTAAATGTGAAGGTTAGCATGTTCTACGGAACAACGGCCAGTGGGCACAAATGTTTGGACCCCTTTTTTCACTTCATGAACCCAAATCCTACGTATTTCGTTAAAATCCTGGACCAGTTACCTCGGTCACAAACATGTCAGGAAGGAGGGAAATCAAGAATCGAAGTTGCCAATTCTGTGCAACGTGAGATTGGGAATGCTTTAGGATTTGAGTGCACCAGCTTGACCAGAAAAGACAAGTATATGATCCTGACTGGTAACGAGGGTGTCAATGTAGGGCCTTGCCATAACAGTAAGTAG